AACCCTATTTTTCATGCGCATTGATATTGTCTGCAAATACCTGATATCTTTTCTGCAGACTACCCCAGACTTTCCCTTTTATTGAAGAGGTGAAAACACTGTCTTCATCACATCGTCTGAAATGTGCCTCCAGCTTGGCCAGGATGGGGATGATTTGGCTGCATGTGGGTGATTTGTCACTTGACACACACATGGTTGACGTGTACAGGACTTGCATGCACTTAATAAACTCCTCTGCCTTCATTAAATCGGTGTGCGTGAACCTTTCTAGCCTGTTGAAAAATATTCACAATGTTAAAGGTAACTGACGTAATTTAGCTCTTGCAAGTGATGCTCATGTCATTCACTTACTTGTCCTTCTCCATAGGCTTCCTCAGCCATAGATCCAGAGCAGCTGCCTGGATTGCATCAAACTGCTCCATAAATCTCTCCACCATTAGGAAGAGAGAATTCCAGCACGTCTTAACGTCAAGAATTACATTATGCTCTGGCAAATCTAAAGCACAGATAGACACAAAcatatgttaaattactataaAAAAGGTAATATAAATAACAATACTTCTTGATATGTAACTCCATGCGCTACTTACTCAGGATTCGCTGCTTTTCTCTGAGCACAGTTTTGCTCAAGGATGAACGTTTGAGCCACACCACAACTGAATGGATTTTGGCACACCAGCtggaaactgcaggaatgtcataCACCTTTTGTGTGGCCAGGTTGAGGGTATGAGCAAAGCATCCCACTTTTAAAAAGTCCAATTTTTTCAAAGCAACATCCATGTTGCAGGCATTGTCTACAGAGGCAGCAATTATTTTCCCTCCCAAGTGAAATTGCTCTACAACACTTGATATTTCTTTAGCGACAACTGGACCTGTTTGTGACTCATAAACTGCTTCAGTGCTAAGCACATTCTGCTTCATTTTGCCTTTGTAGATGTAGTGAACAGTCACTGTGAGGAAATGGTCCTGAGCAATACTGGTCCATCCATCACAGGTGATAGCGACCTTGTTAACCTGTGCCAAATTCTGGATGAGGTTGCTTTTCTCCATGCAATACCAAACAGGTACAAGTGTGTTGGATAGATCATCCCTCGATGGGGGCTGATACCTTGGATTAAGGGCAGTGGACATCCCcctgaattaaaaaaacccccaaaccaaaccaaaacaaaaaacaaatttataaaaagaaagtgtttttgacttgaaatttaattctttttttcagataaaataaataaaacatataaacCAGTTcccaaaataaacagaaaatacatttgaattttcattaatttttttcttccagataaaaaataaaaacatatagcTCACCTTTTATTCAAATATAGTTTACTTATAATATTTAGAGAAGACTTACAAAGCTAAGCAGCTATGAACATATTAACCTTTACAGTATTATacagtctattttttttatgtaagaGTAATACAACATTTTTCACCTGAATGATGGTGACTCCACCGTTGAAAATGGATGGAGATCTTTGACTATAAATTTTGTCACTGCCCTATGAATTTCGTCCACTTTTTCTTTCGTCATtgtagcctttttggccagggtgaagggagtatctgtcatcaaacaagaagacagccacatgtaactacgacggtgtttgctagttcaccttacatgcattaatttaataacgtggttagcttACTCAACTTAAATtgcacacgaacaacattaagatactcacccagagaagaacgggtgctgctgccatcagcatcatcagttatcatttctgctacactggcagggctaggggccggactctcctcttcgggttcttgaatgttgctaactccgagaacaggcaccacacccgcagtagatgtgctcggtgtgatgTCTTGCTGCAAGTTATCAAATgtggtgcatttctcggcttttaaaaaaacgccatGCGACGCCATGTG
This genomic interval from Oreochromis niloticus isolate F11D_XX linkage group LG5, O_niloticus_UMD_NMBU, whole genome shotgun sequence contains the following:
- the LOC102081634 gene encoding zinc finger BED domain-containing protein 1, translated to MPKLKRSRVWLYFTAKDINPAACNKCLKVIMCKRGNTSNLMKHMASHGVFLKAEKCTTFDNLQQDITPSTSTAGVVPVLGVSNIQEPEEESPAPSPASVAEMITDDADGSSTRSSLDTPFTLAKKATMTKEKVDEIHRAVTKFIVKDLHPFSTVESPSFRGMSTALNPRYQPPSRDDLSNTLVPVWYCMEKSNLIQNLAQVNKVAITCDGWTSIAQDHFLTVTVHYIYKGKMKQNVLSTEAVYESQTGPVVAKEISSVVEQFHLGGKIIAASVDNACNMDVALKKLDFLKVGCFAHTLNLATQKVYDIPAVSSWCAKIHSVVVWLKRSSLSKTVLREKQRILNLPEHNVILDVKTCWNSLFLMVERFMEQFDAIQAAALDLWLRKPMEKDKLERFTHTDLMKAEEFIKCMQVLYTSTMCVSSDKSPTCSQIIPILAKLEAHFRRCDEDSVFTSSIKGKVWGSLQKRYQDENLQKFLKEATMMDPRFKGRLGGEAATDIWDRLEKAAVANATAAVAQPLTEDPKAHSEVDDADMDKPEKYLSKVQKSPLEKLFEDEDRELQQAASQAGRVPSITEQVQKELQIYKRLPGITSGQDPVAWWWSKRDTLPNLSALSEKYLCVPASSTPSERVFSCAGHAISQERCRIAPEKANMIIFLQKNC